In Gemmata obscuriglobus, a single genomic region encodes these proteins:
- a CDS encoding RNA polymerase sigma factor: MSVTSATLLERLRDPRDADAWGRLVDLYAPLIRVWAERLNVHGADADDLVQEVMAVVVRRFPEFVHPEKPGAFRGWLRAIAANCARSMWKARRVRPTVPGGSDFGSYLNRLEDPTDDFARAWEREHDLFVTRKLLDRIRPDFETRTWELFGRFVLDGVPAEEVAAEAGVTANAVYIAKSRVLARLRQEAGGLLG; this comes from the coding sequence ATGTCGGTCACGTCGGCCACACTCCTGGAACGGCTCCGCGACCCGCGCGACGCGGACGCGTGGGGCCGGCTCGTCGACTTGTACGCCCCCCTCATACGGGTGTGGGCCGAGCGGCTCAACGTGCACGGGGCCGACGCCGACGACCTGGTCCAGGAGGTCATGGCGGTGGTGGTGCGGCGGTTCCCGGAGTTCGTTCACCCGGAGAAGCCGGGGGCGTTCCGGGGCTGGCTCCGGGCGATCGCGGCGAACTGCGCCCGCTCGATGTGGAAGGCACGCCGGGTGCGCCCCACCGTCCCGGGCGGGTCGGACTTCGGGAGCTACCTGAACCGGCTCGAGGACCCGACCGACGACTTCGCCCGCGCGTGGGAGCGGGAGCACGACCTGTTCGTGACGCGCAAGCTGCTCGACCGCATCCGCCCGGACTTCGAGACCCGCACCTGGGAGCTGTTCGGGCGGTTCGTGCTGGACGGGGTGCCCGCCGAGGAGGTGGCCGCCGAGGCCGGGGTGACCGCGAACGCGGTGTACATTGCCAAGTCGCGCGTCCTGGCCCGGCTCCGGCAGGAGGCGGGCGGGCTCCTCGGGTGA
- a CDS encoding GAF domain-containing protein, producing the protein MTERPRLLLIGPSAGPLDGALAATADVDPVSPDAGEVARRLRAGGYAAVVAAPDVVAGLIDRVRRDELIISHIERGLAILDPLGVVQWANPVFRAAAAVEPVGRPLLDSLGSDRVSIENLESPVGSRVVPPGAPDDLADPLSPARRGAATALRVHRPDRADQPFLEIDVRPVFGPDGGVSGLTAVVRDVTAMVAQQQKLDALHTAGRELAGLDADQLTEMNVEARVELLKANLRRTIRDLLHYDTIEVRLLDRSTGELKPLLEDGMLPEAAQRVLYARRTDNGVTGFVAATGVSYLCRDTAHDPHYIAGAAGARSSMTIPLKFQDEVIGTLNVESPRADGFGPDDLQFTELFSKEVAAALHTLDLLSAQQFCTAGQSIESVNKEVALPLDEILTGASVLLERAGGAPEDADRLRRILTAARRVKDSIAQVGRDMTDAPAPGSQPLLGKRVLVVESDERIRRAAHLMLGRLGATVETAATGADGVALAADGRYDAIFQEVKPPDLGGYECYRRLKAASPGATIALTTGFGYDVAHSIVKARADGMRHVLFKPFRQDQVVRAVIEGDGASPSASAFEEIKLRV; encoded by the coding sequence GTGACCGAGCGCCCCCGCCTGTTGCTGATCGGCCCGTCCGCCGGGCCACTCGATGGCGCGCTCGCGGCGACCGCCGACGTCGACCCGGTGTCGCCCGACGCCGGCGAGGTCGCCCGGCGGCTCCGCGCCGGCGGGTACGCGGCCGTCGTCGCCGCGCCGGACGTGGTCGCGGGGCTGATCGACCGGGTGCGCCGCGACGAGCTCATCATCAGCCACATCGAGCGGGGGCTCGCGATCCTCGACCCGCTGGGCGTGGTGCAGTGGGCCAACCCGGTGTTCCGGGCCGCCGCCGCGGTCGAGCCGGTCGGCCGCCCGCTGCTCGACTCGCTGGGCAGCGACCGCGTGTCGATCGAGAACCTCGAGAGCCCGGTCGGCTCGCGGGTCGTCCCCCCGGGCGCACCCGACGACCTGGCCGACCCGCTCAGCCCGGCCCGCCGCGGGGCCGCCACGGCCCTCCGGGTCCACCGGCCCGACCGCGCCGACCAGCCGTTCCTGGAGATCGACGTCCGCCCGGTGTTCGGCCCCGACGGCGGGGTGTCCGGGCTGACCGCGGTGGTCCGCGACGTGACCGCGATGGTGGCCCAGCAGCAGAAGCTCGACGCGCTCCACACGGCCGGCCGCGAGCTCGCCGGGCTCGACGCCGACCAGCTCACCGAGATGAACGTCGAGGCCCGGGTCGAGCTGCTCAAGGCGAACCTGCGGCGCACCATCCGCGACCTGCTCCACTACGACACGATCGAGGTGCGACTGCTCGACCGCTCGACGGGCGAGCTGAAGCCCCTGCTGGAAGACGGGATGCTGCCGGAGGCGGCGCAGCGGGTGCTGTACGCGCGGCGCACCGACAACGGGGTGACCGGGTTCGTCGCGGCCACCGGGGTCAGCTACCTGTGCCGCGACACGGCCCACGACCCGCACTACATCGCCGGCGCCGCCGGCGCCCGCAGCTCGATGACCATCCCCCTGAAGTTCCAGGACGAGGTGATCGGCACGCTGAACGTCGAGAGCCCGCGGGCGGACGGGTTCGGCCCCGACGACCTCCAGTTCACGGAGCTGTTCAGCAAGGAGGTGGCGGCGGCGCTGCACACGCTGGACCTGCTCAGCGCGCAGCAGTTCTGCACCGCCGGGCAGTCGATCGAGTCGGTGAACAAGGAGGTCGCGCTGCCGCTCGACGAGATCCTGACCGGGGCGAGCGTCCTGCTGGAGCGGGCCGGGGGCGCCCCCGAAGACGCGGACCGGCTGCGGCGCATCCTGACCGCGGCGCGGCGGGTGAAGGACAGCATCGCGCAGGTGGGCCGCGACATGACCGACGCGCCGGCCCCGGGGAGCCAGCCGCTGCTCGGCAAGCGGGTGCTGGTGGTGGAGTCGGACGAGCGGATCCGGCGGGCGGCGCACCTGATGCTCGGGCGGCTCGGCGCGACCGTGGAGACGGCCGCGACCGGCGCCGACGGGGTCGCGCTGGCGGCGGACGGGCGGTACGACGCGATCTTCCAGGAGGTGAAGCCGCCGGACCTGGGCGGGTACGAGTGCTACCGCCGCCTGAAGGCCGCGTCCCCCGGGGCGACGATCGCGCTCACCACCGGCTTCGGGTACGACGTGGCGCACTCCATCGTGAAGGCCCGGGCCGACGGGATGCGGCACGTGCTGTTCAAGCCGTTCCGCCAGGACCAGGTGGTCCGCGCCGTGATCGAGGGCGACGGCGCCTCCCCGTCCGCCAGCGCGTTCGAAGAGATCAAGCTCCGGGTGTGA